The Streptomyces sp. SS1-1 genome has a segment encoding these proteins:
- a CDS encoding GNAT family N-acetyltransferase, with product MTITYAWRGDFEDAAVDALHGEAFGHAPTGTEWGARVRGHSLGWVCAHRDGRLVGFVNVVWDGGAHAFLLDTMVASDARGRGVGTELVAVAAEEARSAGCHWLHVDFEERLRPFYFEACEFRPTDAGLIALR from the coding sequence ATGACGATCACGTACGCGTGGCGGGGCGACTTCGAGGACGCGGCCGTCGACGCCCTGCACGGCGAGGCGTTCGGGCACGCTCCGACGGGCACCGAGTGGGGCGCGCGGGTGCGCGGGCACAGCCTCGGCTGGGTCTGCGCACACCGGGACGGGCGGCTCGTTGGGTTCGTCAACGTCGTCTGGGACGGCGGTGCGCACGCCTTCCTCCTCGACACGATGGTCGCCTCGGACGCGCGAGGGAGGGGCGTCGGGACCGAACTCGTGGCCGTCGCCGCCGAGGAGGCGCGCTCGGCGGGCTGCCACTGGCTGCACGTCGACTTCGAGGAACGGCTGCGCCCCTTCTACTTCGAGGCGTGCGAGTTCAGGCCGACGGACGCGGGGCTGATCGCCCTGCGCTGA